TTCAGAATCAACAAATTACGTAGGATTTTCAACCGTCTTTTTGAACGCGGCGGGGAGCCGACCTTCGTAGCTTCTGAATGCCCGCGAAAGATGCGACGCAACCTATAGGATGCTTCGCGGGAGCACATACCACTTATCCACTTCTTATTCTGAGGGATTTTATTTTCGTATTACTTCTCCCAATCTGCCGCCGCATCAGCGACAGCAATGGCTTCTATCTCAATCAATGCATCCGGTGAAAACAATGAGGATACTTCAAAAATAGTATCCGCCGGATATGGTGGGGTAAAGTATTTGCCTCTCAATCCGACAATCTTCTCAAAGTTCTTCATATCCCGGAGCATGATAGTGACCTTAACCACGTTCTTCAAACTTGAACCTCCAGCTTTCAATACCTTGTCCAGGTTTTCAAAAGCCATTTGTGCCTGGGCATCAAAGTCGCCTATGCCTGTCAGCTTTCCGTCCTTACCAATAGCGGTCTGCCCCGAAATAAACAATAAATCACCTACACGGTGTCCCTGTGCCAGACGGAATGGTTCATAAGCGTCCGGCGTAATTTTAATTTGTGAAATATTCATTTTTATTTATTTGAAGTTATAAGCATTCCCTTTGCCATGTAATGGCGTTCTGGAAAATAGGATGATGTTTCCTTGCTTCTTGATATTATGAAGCAAAGTTGACGGTAATTGATGGAGAAAAAATTGACCTAGGTCAAGACGATTTATTTTTTTTAATTAATGCGGCTTATAAATTCAGCAGACACACCCAAATAGGAGGCAATCAGATATTGGGGTACTTTAGAAGCTATGGTTGGGTAATTTTCCAAAAAGGCAACATATCTGCTTTCGGCATCATACACATTGTTATAGATAATTCTCTTTTGCAATACGCCCAGATAACTCTCCAATATTAACCGAAAGTACCGTTCCAAACAGGGAAGTTCAGCCAGTAATTGCTGAAAAGCATAATGGCTAATCTGTAAAACGGTCGTTCTTTCTATGGCTTGTATGTTGTATATGGATGGCTTCTGTTTGGAAAAGCTATCCAGGTCAGAAGCCCACCAGTCGTCGATAGCAAAAAACAGGATTTCCTCCTTGCCATTGTCTGTATTGATGTAAAATGCTTTCAAGGCACCCGAAACGACATAACTATCATATCGACAGGTATCGCC
Above is a genomic segment from Chitinophaga pollutisoli containing:
- a CDS encoding RidA family protein, which produces MNISQIKITPDAYEPFRLAQGHRVGDLLFISGQTAIGKDGKLTGIGDFDAQAQMAFENLDKVLKAGGSSLKNVVKVTIMLRDMKNFEKIVGLRGKYFTPPYPADTIFEVSSLFSPDALIEIEAIAVADAAADWEK
- a CDS encoding Crp/Fnr family transcriptional regulator — translated: MDEENIRKRRLSLTYGDTCRYDSYVVSGALKAFYINTDNGKEEILFFAIDDWWASDLDSFSKQKPSIYNIQAIERTTVLQISHYAFQQLLAELPCLERYFRLILESYLGVLQKRIIYNNVYDAESRYVAFLENYPTIASKVPQYLIASYLGVSAEFISRIN